A part of Bacteroidales bacterium genomic DNA contains:
- a CDS encoding helix-turn-helix domain-containing protein, with the protein MVKKTFSCFGNYLGYFSTTIFYIYYKEFISNSGSVEFYTKLELYGYCLFVVFVYLLGFFGYKQGNIFTYQKTYSKNARKNIDDNISITNKKEHSNNNETKNIKNEEEAFIDVFYKYMIEQKPYLDSTLSLFQLAKELNVSTHYLSDILNNNIHKNFYEFINYYRVAEVKKRIISNKNSKFTILAIALDSGFNSKATFNRIFKNYTGYTPSQFQKEYK; encoded by the coding sequence TTGGTTAAAAAAACTTTCTCTTGTTTTGGCAATTATTTGGGGTATTTTTCAACAACTATATTCTATATATATTATAAAGAATTCATTTCTAATTCAGGTTCAGTAGAGTTTTATACCAAACTCGAATTATACGGTTATTGTCTGTTTGTAGTATTTGTATATCTATTAGGTTTTTTTGGATATAAGCAGGGAAATATATTTACATACCAAAAAACATATTCAAAAAATGCAAGAAAAAACATTGATGATAACATTAGTATAACAAACAAAAAAGAGCACTCAAATAATAATGAAACTAAAAATATAAAAAATGAAGAGGAAGCATTTATTGATGTATTTTACAAATATATGATTGAACAAAAACCTTACCTTGACAGTACATTATCATTATTTCAATTGGCAAAAGAATTAAATGTTTCAACACATTATTTATCTGATATTTTGAATAATAACATTCATAAGAACTTTTACGAATTTATTAATTATTACAGAGTTGCTGAAGTCAAAAAAAGAATTATCTCCAATAAGAATTCCAAATTTACTATCCTTGCAATTGCATTAGATTCCGGCTTTAATTCAAAAGCTACTTTTAACAGAATCTTTAAAAATTACACAGGATATACGCCTTCGCAATTTCAAAAAGAATATAAATAA
- a CDS encoding MMPL family transporter yields the protein MKTKIIAWLANVVVKYYKAVLGIVLLITVIAAILSENLVLKMNMKDMMPQSHPIVKEFNFMVDNFEAASSIMITAIGETEDLKKFADEVAPQIAALDEYIYQVDHKVNQEFLKNHALMLVKSKDLKSSKETFKHLGLVKYLEAMNNTFEETYIADGEESLSNKQQEFYAIAALDGIKTWLLTMNDYMNDDNIGIEKAKWAVDNMLFGEEYMLSPKKDMIIITAFPKFTIDDMDRSKELISHINEIINKTAKKYDGIRDVGIAGAMAIGVDEVKAAESDMNVTSLIAFVLIIVMFIVSFRMWISPMLAGVSLIIGIIWTTGFAALTVGSLNMMTSIFGVILIGLGIGFNIYIISGYIENRSKGMSIAEAVKTTFSKTGNAILIGATTTSLAFFTLMVSENIGMKEFGLISGVGILLTMLASFVVLPALLTLFDKIKLKKVNKLQNKLENIKLNKSQYLKLKKKYDKKTKTPKTPAFGFLGNVSTAIGKRPVIYLSVALTLTVIMIFSAKNISFNYDFLSLEPEGLQSIKMQDSIMEKFDMSPDMIFISVNSIEESREIAEKVKDNSKIGFTGSISDYIPSDEQYSNRLPYLKEINKYLKNNVADTLKEEDIDVLIDELYRLEDNIIEMAQMAYAGGQDKLDNKTKEITGDLEKEAKERKSIVSELVNKIDEDRNKATGALKQFQNHYEPYLRNVAISMSSTEKITLDLLPDDILSQFMSKDKSRFMLSMYPNEQVWDLTFLEQFSDQMHKIDERITGSPIIYYILITLIAKDGALAAILTLIVVFLLLLFDFRNLKLALLTMIPLILGTIWMIGTMNAIGMQLNLLNVMGLPLILGIGIDYGVHIIHRYKIEGSGKLKTIFSSIGKAVFFAALTTLLAFGSLGFSTSRGLASMGFTLAIGIITILTATLVILPAIISLIDNKSNKSTK from the coding sequence ATGAAAACAAAAATCATAGCATGGCTTGCAAATGTTGTTGTAAAATATTACAAAGCAGTACTCGGTATTGTATTGCTAATTACTGTTATTGCAGCAATTTTATCAGAAAATTTGGTACTAAAAATGAATATGAAAGATATGATGCCTCAAAGTCATCCAATCGTAAAAGAATTCAATTTTATGGTTGATAATTTTGAAGCTGCATCAAGCATTATGATCACAGCAATAGGCGAAACAGAAGATTTGAAAAAATTTGCTGATGAAGTTGCCCCACAAATTGCAGCTCTTGATGAATACATATATCAGGTTGATCACAAGGTAAATCAAGAATTTCTAAAAAATCATGCATTAATGCTGGTTAAAAGCAAAGACTTGAAAAGCTCAAAAGAAACATTCAAACACCTTGGTCTCGTAAAATATCTTGAGGCCATGAATAACACCTTTGAAGAAACCTATATTGCTGACGGTGAAGAAAGTTTATCAAACAAGCAACAGGAATTCTATGCAATTGCTGCATTAGACGGGATAAAGACTTGGCTTTTAACAATGAATGATTACATGAATGATGATAATATAGGTATTGAAAAAGCAAAATGGGCTGTTGACAACATGCTTTTTGGTGAAGAATATATGTTATCGCCAAAAAAAGACATGATTATTATTACTGCTTTTCCAAAGTTCACAATTGATGATATGGACAGATCAAAAGAGTTGATATCTCATATTAATGAAATCATCAATAAAACAGCAAAAAAATATGACGGTATAAGAGATGTCGGGATTGCCGGTGCAATGGCAATTGGTGTGGATGAAGTAAAAGCAGCAGAAAGTGATATGAATGTTACTTCCTTAATAGCCTTCGTGTTGATAATTGTTATGTTCATAGTATCATTTAGAATGTGGATATCTCCAATGCTTGCAGGAGTAAGTTTAATTATAGGTATTATTTGGACAACAGGTTTTGCAGCTCTTACAGTAGGAAGCCTAAATATGATGACATCAATATTTGGTGTAATCCTAATTGGTCTCGGTATTGGATTTAATATCTATATTATTTCAGGTTATATAGAAAACAGATCAAAAGGAATGAGCATAGCAGAAGCTGTAAAGACGACTTTTTCTAAAACAGGAAATGCTATTTTAATCGGAGCTACAACTACCTCATTGGCATTTTTCACGCTAATGGTATCAGAAAACATAGGCATGAAGGAGTTTGGCCTTATTTCAGGTGTTGGAATATTGCTTACAATGCTTGCTTCTTTTGTTGTTTTACCGGCATTGTTGACTTTATTTGATAAAATAAAACTCAAAAAAGTTAATAAGCTTCAAAATAAACTTGAAAATATAAAACTAAACAAATCACAATATTTAAAGTTGAAAAAAAAATATGATAAGAAAACCAAAACACCTAAAACTCCTGCTTTCGGCTTTTTAGGAAACGTATCGACAGCTATTGGAAAAAGACCTGTAATCTATCTTTCTGTTGCTCTTACTTTAACTGTTATCATGATTTTTTCTGCAAAAAACATCAGCTTTAATTATGATTTTTTGAGTCTTGAACCGGAAGGTTTGCAAAGTATTAAAATGCAAGACTCCATTATGGAGAAATTTGATATGTCGCCCGATATGATTTTTATTTCTGTAAATTCAATAGAAGAGTCTCGCGAAATTGCAGAGAAAGTTAAAGATAACAGTAAAATCGGGTTTACGGGTTCTATTTCAGATTATATTCCGTCTGATGAGCAATATTCAAACAGACTGCCATATCTTAAAGAAATCAATAAATATTTAAAAAATAATGTGGCCGATACTCTTAAAGAAGAAGATATTGATGTATTGATTGATGAATTATATCGATTGGAAGACAATATTATTGAAATGGCTCAAATGGCCTATGCCGGCGGTCAAGATAAATTAGATAATAAGACAAAAGAAATTACCGGTGATTTGGAGAAAGAAGCAAAAGAAAGAAAGAGTATTGTTTCAGAGCTTGTAAATAAAATTGATGAAGACAGAAATAAAGCAACCGGTGCTTTAAAGCAATTTCAAAATCATTATGAACCATATTTGCGGAATGTGGCAATATCAATGAGCTCTACAGAAAAAATTACTTTAGACTTATTACCCGATGATATTCTGTCACAATTTATGAGTAAAGACAAATCTCGGTTTATGCTCAGCATGTATCCTAATGAACAGGTATGGGATTTGACTTTTCTTGAGCAATTTTCTGACCAAATGCATAAAATTGATGAACGTATAACCGGAAGCCCCATCATATACTACATATTAATTACACTTATTGCAAAAGACGGGGCTCTTGCTGCAATTTTAACACTAATAGTTGTATTTCTTCTTCTTCTGTTTGATTTCAGAAATCTAAAACTTGCATTACTTACTATGATTCCTTTAATACTCGGAACAATATGGATGATAGGTACAATGAATGCCATCGGGATGCAGCTTAATCTTTTAAATGTAATGGGATTACCGTTGATATTAGGAATCGGAATAGATTATGGTGTTCATATAATTCATCGGTATAAAATTGAAGGAAGCGGTAAATTAAAAACTATTTTCAGCAGCATAGGTAAAGCGGTATTCTTTGCAGCATTAACAACATTACTTGCCTTTGGTTCTCTCGGGTTTTCAACAAGCAGAGGTTTAGCAAGTATGGGCTTTACTTTAGCGATAGGTATAATAACCATTCTGACGGCTACACTTGTAATATTACCGGCTATCATATCATTAATAGATAATAAATCAAACAAATCAACTAAATAA